A single region of the Pseudomonas sp. B21-023 genome encodes:
- a CDS encoding patatin-like phospholipase family protein has protein sequence MRRLLFCLLLMLTSITLHAAETTRPKIGLVLSGGAARGLAHIGVLKALEEQGVRIDAIAGTSMGAVVGGLYASGYSIAELEKLATTLDWQQALSDAPPRKDVPFRRKQDDRDFLVKQKLSFRDDGSLGLPLGVIQGQNLALLLESKLAHAADVRDFDKLPIPFRAVATDITSGEKVIFRRGHLPQVIRASMSIPAVFAPVELDGRLLVDGGMTDNIPVDVVREMGVDLAIVVDIGTPLRNRKQLATVVDVLNQSITLMTRRNSEEQLASLRREDILVQPPLSAFGVTDFGRAQDMIDAGYRATRALDPRLAALRRPEGDNNLAVARSPKQRTPIITAIKVENDSKVSDDVIRYYIRQPIGEPLDLGRLQTDMGTLYGLDYFDQVQYRVAHKGDEHTLVISARGRRGGTDYLRLGLNLSDDLRGDSAFNLGASYRVNGINRLGGEWLTRAQIGDDQELYSEFYQPLDVGSRYFIAPYLALGSQNVEAILDNDPVAEYRLERYGFGLNVGRQIGTYGEVRLGAGKAWGNAEVRIGDQDLPKVSFNEGFYELKYSFDTFDNVYFPHSGEDIGLTVRKYDKSLDSDQNYRQWLFNLDKAISSGPNTLVLGGRYGRTLDDAEVVTSSFVFGGARQLSGFRQDSISGQNMSLLRMVYYRRLTPRAYLPLDFPLYLGGSLERGRAWNNDNEFDSGYINAASIFLGLETPLGPLNLSYGANDAHEKAVYLNLGHTF, from the coding sequence ATGCGCCGCCTGCTGTTCTGCCTCCTGCTGATGCTCACTTCCATCACCTTGCATGCCGCCGAAACGACGCGGCCGAAAATCGGCCTGGTGCTGTCGGGCGGCGCCGCCCGCGGCCTGGCCCATATCGGCGTACTCAAGGCCCTGGAAGAACAGGGCGTGCGCATCGACGCCATCGCCGGCACCAGCATGGGCGCGGTGGTCGGCGGGCTGTACGCCTCGGGCTACAGCATCGCCGAACTGGAAAAACTGGCCACCACCCTGGACTGGCAACAGGCATTGTCCGACGCCCCGCCGCGCAAGGACGTGCCGTTCCGACGCAAGCAGGACGACCGTGACTTCCTGGTCAAGCAGAAGCTGAGCTTTCGCGACGACGGCAGCCTGGGCCTGCCGCTGGGCGTAATCCAGGGTCAGAACCTCGCCCTGCTGCTGGAAAGCAAGCTGGCCCATGCCGCCGACGTGCGCGACTTCGACAAGCTGCCGATCCCGTTTCGCGCCGTGGCCACCGACATCACCAGTGGCGAGAAGGTGATCTTCCGCCGCGGCCACCTGCCGCAGGTGATCCGCGCCAGCATGTCGATCCCGGCAGTGTTCGCCCCGGTGGAACTGGACGGCCGGCTGCTGGTGGACGGCGGCATGACCGACAACATCCCGGTGGACGTGGTGCGCGAGATGGGCGTGGACCTGGCCATCGTCGTCGACATCGGCACCCCACTGCGCAACCGCAAGCAACTGGCCACGGTGGTCGACGTGCTCAACCAGTCGATCACCCTGATGACCCGGCGCAACTCCGAGGAACAGTTGGCCAGCCTGCGCCGCGAGGACATCCTCGTCCAGCCGCCGCTGTCCGCGTTCGGCGTCACCGACTTCGGCCGCGCCCAGGACATGATAGATGCCGGCTACCGCGCTACCCGCGCCCTCGATCCGCGCCTGGCGGCGTTGCGCCGGCCCGAGGGTGACAACAACCTGGCGGTGGCGCGTTCGCCGAAACAGCGCACGCCGATCATCACTGCCATCAAGGTGGAGAACGACTCCAAGGTCAGCGACGACGTGATCCGCTACTACATCCGCCAACCCATCGGCGAGCCGCTGGACCTCGGCCGCCTGCAGACCGACATGGGCACCCTCTACGGGCTGGACTACTTCGACCAGGTGCAATACCGCGTCGCGCACAAGGGCGATGAACATACCCTGGTGATCAGCGCCCGCGGCCGGCGTGGCGGTACCGATTACCTGCGCCTGGGCCTGAACCTGTCGGACGACCTGCGCGGCGACAGCGCCTTCAACCTTGGTGCCAGCTACCGGGTCAACGGCATCAACCGGCTCGGCGGCGAATGGCTGACCCGGGCCCAGATCGGCGACGACCAGGAGCTGTACAGCGAGTTCTACCAGCCGCTGGACGTGGGCTCGCGTTACTTCATCGCCCCCTATCTGGCCCTGGGCTCGCAGAATGTGGAGGCCATCCTGGACAACGACCCGGTGGCCGAATATCGCCTAGAACGCTACGGCTTCGGGCTCAATGTCGGGCGGCAGATCGGTACCTACGGCGAGGTGCGCCTGGGCGCGGGCAAGGCCTGGGGCAACGCCGAGGTGCGCATTGGCGACCAGGACTTGCCCAAGGTCAGCTTCAACGAGGGTTTCTACGAGCTCAAGTACTCCTTCGACACCTTCGACAACGTCTACTTCCCGCACAGCGGCGAAGACATCGGCCTGACCGTGCGCAAGTACGACAAGTCGCTGGATTCGGACCAGAACTACCGGCAGTGGCTGTTCAACCTGGACAAGGCCATCAGCAGCGGGCCGAACACCCTGGTGCTGGGCGGGCGCTACGGGCGCACCCTGGACGATGCCGAGGTGGTCACCTCAAGCTTCGTGTTCGGCGGGGCACGCCAGCTATCGGGCTTTCGCCAGGACTCGATCTCCGGGCAGAACATGAGCCTGCTGCGCATGGTCTACTACCGCCGCCTGACGCCACGGGCCTACCTGCCCCTGGACTTCCCGCTGTACCTGGGCGGGTCGCTGGAGCGCGGGCGGGCGTGGAACAACGACAACGAGTTCGACAGCGGCTACATCAATGCAGCGAGTATCTTCCTGGGGCTGGAAACGCCGCTGGGGCCGTTGAACCTGAGCTATGGCGCCAACGATGCGCATGAGAAGGCGGTGTACCTGAACCTGGGGCATACCTTCTAG
- a CDS encoding SelT/SelW/SelH family protein, which produces MADSKPQIVITYCTQCQWLLRAAWLAQELLSTFADDLGQVALEPGTGGVFRITCDGVQIWERKADGGFPEAKALKQRVRDQIDPQRDLGHNDR; this is translated from the coding sequence ATGGCAGACAGCAAGCCACAAATTGTCATTACCTATTGCACCCAGTGCCAGTGGCTGCTGCGCGCCGCCTGGCTGGCGCAGGAGTTGCTCAGCACCTTCGCTGACGACCTCGGCCAGGTCGCCCTGGAGCCTGGTACCGGCGGGGTGTTCCGCATCACCTGCGACGGCGTGCAGATCTGGGAGCGCAAGGCCGACGGCGGCTTCCCCGAGGCCAAGGCGCTCAAGCAGCGGGTGCGTGACCAGATCGATCCGCAGCGCGACCTGGGTCACAACGATCGCTGA
- a CDS encoding DMT family transporter, with protein sequence MNHRTALGALHIGALFFGLTGVFGKLAASASPTIIVFGRAMFAVLALGLFAGLARQAWQPLRGQDLRRLLLGGVLLAGHWVSFFIAVKVGGVAIATLGFASFPAFTVILEGLLFRERIRRNEAVLVLLVSIGLVLVTPAFDLASEATGGLLWALLSGLLFSLLSLTNRAGSGRLPAVQAALWQNLVVSLCLLPFAAPGLTAVAPMDWLWIALLGIFCTGVAHSLFVASLAVIKARTAAVVFGMEPVYGIAVAWVVFAEQPTLRMLAGGALIIFAIVLSSRLAAEQPTRQTVAESA encoded by the coding sequence ATGAACCACCGCACCGCCCTCGGCGCCCTGCATATCGGCGCGCTGTTCTTCGGCCTGACCGGCGTCTTCGGCAAACTGGCCGCCAGTGCCAGTCCTACGATCATCGTCTTCGGCCGGGCCATGTTCGCCGTCCTGGCCCTGGGCCTGTTCGCCGGCCTGGCGCGCCAGGCCTGGCAACCACTGCGCGGCCAGGACCTGCGCCGCCTGCTGCTGGGGGGTGTGCTGCTGGCCGGGCATTGGGTGAGCTTCTTCATCGCGGTCAAGGTCGGCGGCGTGGCCATCGCCACCCTCGGCTTCGCCAGCTTCCCAGCCTTCACGGTGATCCTCGAAGGCTTGTTGTTCCGTGAACGCATCCGCCGCAACGAGGCTGTGCTGGTGCTGTTGGTGAGCATCGGCCTGGTGCTGGTCACCCCCGCCTTCGACCTGGCCAGCGAGGCCACCGGCGGGCTGCTCTGGGCGTTGCTCTCAGGCCTGCTGTTCTCGCTGCTGTCGCTGACCAACCGTGCCGGTTCCGGGCGCCTGCCCGCCGTGCAGGCGGCGCTGTGGCAGAACCTGGTGGTGAGCCTGTGCCTGCTGCCGTTCGCCGCGCCGGGCCTGACTGCCGTGGCGCCCATGGACTGGCTGTGGATCGCCCTGCTCGGCATCTTCTGCACCGGTGTCGCCCACAGCCTGTTCGTCGCTAGCCTCGCGGTGATCAAGGCGCGCACCGCCGCGGTGGTGTTCGGCATGGAGCCGGTCTATGGCATCGCCGTGGCCTGGGTGGTGTTCGCCGAACAGCCGACCCTGCGCATGCTCGCCGGTGGTGCCTTGATCATCTTCGCCATCGTCCTGTCCAGCCGCCTGGCCGCCGAGCAACCCACCCGGCAGACCGTGGCCGAAAGCGCCTGA
- a CDS encoding AraC family transcriptional regulator translates to MTAGPLLSLRHYRHDLIAHSHDHPQLVFGLGGRLDFEVDGRGGRVARQDLMVVPAGAHHTCGSREGSDCLVLDVPGGHWLGDHLGEHADDSRRLLDRPGPLSLDSRQQQLVDWLATSPVDDPLIARQGAVLLLASLNPQACAPVLASRRLPYAAFDRHIEQHAAYPLQVADLARLAGLSSARLHARFASECGMTPMDYIRQRRLTMARRLLRETVLPVGEIAARVGYGSQSAFSAAVLRAFGCTPLALRRESGDKER, encoded by the coding sequence ATGACCGCCGGCCCCTTGCTCTCGTTGCGCCATTACCGCCACGACTTGATCGCCCACAGCCACGACCATCCACAGTTGGTGTTCGGCCTCGGCGGGCGCCTGGATTTCGAGGTGGATGGACGCGGCGGCCGGGTCGCTCGCCAGGACCTGATGGTGGTTCCCGCCGGTGCCCACCACACTTGCGGGAGCCGCGAGGGCAGCGATTGCCTGGTGCTGGACGTACCGGGCGGACACTGGCTCGGCGATCATCTCGGCGAGCACGCCGACGACAGCCGCCGCCTGCTCGACCGCCCCGGCCCCCTGAGCCTGGACAGCCGACAGCAGCAACTGGTGGACTGGCTGGCAACCAGCCCCGTGGACGACCCGCTGATTGCCCGCCAGGGCGCGGTGTTGCTATTGGCGAGCCTCAATCCACAGGCCTGCGCCCCGGTACTGGCCAGCAGGCGCCTGCCCTATGCCGCCTTCGACCGCCATATCGAGCAGCACGCCGCCTACCCACTGCAGGTCGCCGACCTGGCGCGGCTGGCCGGGCTGTCCAGTGCGCGGCTGCATGCGCGGTTTGCCAGCGAGTGCGGCATGACGCCGATGGACTACATCCGCCAACGGCGGCTGACGATGGCGCGCCGGCTGTTGCGTGAGACGGTGTTGCCGGTGGGCGAGATCGCCGCGCGCGTGGGGTATGGCTCGCAGAGCGCATTCAGCGCGGCGGTGCTGCGGGCGTTCGGCTGCACGCCGCTGGCGTTGCGGCGCGAGTCTGGCGACAAGGAACGCTAG
- a CDS encoding UDP-2,3-diacylglucosamine diphosphatase, translated as MSHAEPLRPSRKQRVRTLWISDVHLGTRDCQAEHLAHFLKGYQAERIYLVGDIIDGWKLRSGIYWPQAHTNVIRRLLTLSKRGTEVIYVTGNHDEFLRRYSKLILGNIQLVDEAEHLTVDGRRLLVIHGDQFDVITRYHRWLAFLGDRAYEFTLVLNRWLNHWRARYGYGYWSLSAYLKHKVKGAVNFISDFEDAIAHECTRRGFHGVVCGHIHHAEIRQVGEVDYLNCGDWVESCTALIEHWDGRIELYRFAEAQAREAALRLAELGEPA; from the coding sequence ATGAGCCACGCCGAACCCCTTCGCCCGTCACGCAAGCAGCGTGTGCGCACCCTATGGATTTCCGATGTACACCTGGGTACCCGCGACTGCCAGGCCGAACACCTCGCGCACTTCCTCAAGGGCTACCAGGCCGAGCGCATCTACTTGGTCGGCGATATCATCGATGGCTGGAAACTGCGCAGCGGCATCTACTGGCCCCAGGCCCACACCAATGTCATCCGCCGCCTGCTGACCCTGAGCAAGCGCGGCACCGAGGTGATCTACGTTACCGGCAACCATGACGAATTCCTGCGGCGTTACTCGAAACTGATCCTGGGCAACATCCAGCTGGTGGACGAGGCCGAACACCTTACCGTCGACGGTCGGCGCCTGCTGGTGATCCACGGCGACCAGTTCGACGTGATCACCCGCTACCACCGCTGGCTGGCTTTTCTGGGCGACCGGGCCTACGAGTTCACCCTGGTGCTCAACCGTTGGCTCAACCACTGGCGCGCCCGTTACGGCTATGGCTACTGGTCGCTGTCGGCGTACCTCAAGCACAAGGTCAAGGGCGCGGTGAACTTCATCAGCGACTTCGAGGACGCCATCGCCCACGAGTGCACCCGGCGTGGCTTCCACGGTGTAGTATGCGGGCATATCCACCATGCCGAAATCCGCCAGGTGGGCGAGGTGGATTACCTCAACTGCGGCGACTGGGTGGAGTCGTGCACGGCGCTGATCGAACACTGGGACGGGCGGATCGAGCTGTACCGGTTTGCCGAGGCGCAGGCGCGGGAGGCGGCGCTGCGCTTGGCGGAACTGGGCGAGCCGGCCTAG
- a CDS encoding HD domain-containing protein: protein MSKQANFSHMRDGTAQDWAIIADDFRAYAHQLPQRILAHLRLLDGDFGGFPIDRLSHSLQTASRAHRDGRDEEYVVCALLHDIGDTLGSYNHPDIAAAILKPFVSDENLWMIEKHGIFQGYYFFHHLGMDRHLREQYRDHPHYQRTLEFCARYDAAAFDPDYESLPLAFFEPMLERLFAQPRQSIYKAALQATA, encoded by the coding sequence ATGAGCAAGCAAGCCAATTTCAGCCACATGCGCGATGGCACCGCCCAGGACTGGGCGATCATCGCCGACGACTTTCGCGCCTACGCCCATCAGTTGCCCCAACGCATTCTCGCCCACCTGCGCCTGCTCGACGGCGACTTCGGCGGCTTCCCCATCGACCGCCTGAGCCATTCCCTTCAGACCGCCAGCCGCGCCCACCGCGACGGCCGCGATGAAGAGTACGTCGTCTGTGCACTGCTGCACGACATCGGCGACACCCTGGGCAGCTACAACCACCCGGATATCGCCGCAGCGATCCTCAAGCCGTTCGTCAGCGACGAGAACCTGTGGATGATCGAGAAACACGGGATCTTTCAGGGCTACTACTTCTTCCACCACCTGGGCATGGACCGTCACCTGCGCGAGCAATACCGCGATCACCCGCATTACCAGCGGACCCTCGAGTTCTGCGCCCGCTATGACGCGGCAGCGTTCGATCCGGACTATGAAAGCCTGCCGCTGGCGTTCTTCGAGCCGATGCTGGAGCGCTTGTTCGCCCAGCCCAGGCAGTCGATCTACAAGGCCGCCCTGCAAGCCACCGCCTGA
- a CDS encoding DUF962 domain-containing protein, with amino-acid sequence MTRTAQFRSFAEFYPYYLGEHSNPTCRRLHFVGTSLVIALLAYSIGSGKWLLLLAVPLAGYGFAWAGHFFFEKNRPATFSHPWYSLVGDFAMFRDILLGRLSL; translated from the coding sequence ATGACCCGCACAGCGCAGTTCCGCAGTTTTGCCGAGTTCTACCCCTATTACCTGGGCGAGCACAGCAACCCCACCTGCCGCCGCCTGCATTTCGTCGGCACCAGCCTGGTGATCGCCCTGCTCGCCTACAGCATCGGCAGCGGCAAATGGCTGTTGCTGCTGGCCGTGCCACTGGCCGGCTACGGCTTCGCCTGGGCCGGGCATTTCTTCTTCGAGAAGAACCGCCCCGCCACCTTCAGCCACCCCTGGTACAGCCTGGTCGGCGACTTCGCCATGTTCCGCGACATCCTGCTGGGCCGCCTGAGCCTCTGA
- a CDS encoding AraC family transcriptional regulator: protein MSERTTSASWASGIVKALELEGLDCPAMFKQLGLDFAALDDPDARFTQDSMTRLWQLAVELSGNEAIGLNMARVVRPASFHVVGYALMSSRTLAEGFERLVRYQRIIAESSDLSFRLEPDGYALVLTVHGDHLPPTRHSAEASLACALALCTWLSGRPIQPRRVLIQGALPKNVEPYKVAFHAPLQFGAPHDALVFARADMEAPLPTANEAMAVLHDRFAGEYLARFSESRVTHRVRQVLCRILPQGEPKRETVAQALHLSQRTLQRRLQDEGTSFQTLLEDTRRELAEQYLAQPGTTLLETAYLLGFADPSNFYRAFRRWFDSTPSEYRTRLSVSDARTPACTTPAP from the coding sequence ATGAGTGAGAGAACCACGTCAGCCAGCTGGGCATCAGGGATCGTCAAGGCACTCGAGCTGGAAGGGCTCGATTGTCCGGCCATGTTCAAGCAGCTCGGGCTCGACTTCGCCGCACTGGACGACCCCGACGCGCGCTTCACCCAGGATTCGATGACCCGCCTGTGGCAGCTGGCGGTCGAGCTGTCGGGCAACGAGGCCATTGGCCTTAACATGGCCAGGGTGGTGCGGCCGGCCTCGTTCCATGTGGTGGGTTACGCGCTGATGTCCAGCCGCACCCTGGCCGAGGGCTTCGAGCGCCTGGTGCGCTACCAGCGCATCATCGCGGAGAGTTCGGACCTGAGCTTTCGCCTCGAGCCCGACGGCTATGCCCTGGTGCTGACCGTGCACGGCGACCACCTGCCGCCGACCCGGCACAGCGCCGAAGCCTCGCTGGCCTGCGCCCTGGCGTTGTGCACCTGGCTCAGCGGGCGGCCGATCCAGCCGCGGCGGGTTCTGATTCAGGGCGCACTGCCGAAAAATGTCGAGCCGTACAAGGTGGCTTTCCACGCACCGCTGCAATTTGGCGCGCCCCATGATGCGCTGGTGTTCGCCCGCGCCGACATGGAGGCGCCGTTGCCGACCGCCAACGAGGCGATGGCGGTGCTGCACGACCGTTTCGCCGGTGAGTATCTGGCGCGTTTCTCGGAAAGCCGGGTGACCCACCGCGTGCGCCAGGTACTGTGCCGCATCCTGCCCCAGGGCGAGCCCAAGCGCGAAACCGTGGCCCAGGCCCTGCACCTTTCGCAACGCACCTTGCAGCGGCGCCTGCAGGACGAGGGCACCAGCTTCCAGACCCTGCTCGAGGACACCCGCCGCGAACTGGCCGAGCAGTACCTGGCGCAGCCAGGCACCACGTTGCTGGAAACCGCCTACCTGCTGGGTTTCGCTGACCCGAGCAACTTCTACCGGGCGTTCCGCCGCTGGTTCGACAGCACGCCGAGCGAGTACCGCACGCGCCTGTCGGTCAGTGACGCCAGAACGCCGGCATGCACAACACCAGCACCGTGA